From the genome of Aeromonas hydrophila subsp. hydrophila ATCC 7966:
CGCCATCACGCTGGCCACCGGCTGCACACTGATCAGTACCCAGTTGCGCTCGGTCAGCTTGCTGTAGGCCACGAACTGGCTGGATGCCTTGTCCAGAAAGATGCCATCCTCCTGGCTGAAGCGGGAAAGCCACTCGGGATGGGCCATGGGTTTGAGCAGTTGCGCGGTGTCAGGATGTGCCAGCACCTTGCCGGACTGGTTGACGACCATCTGGTAGCCGTCCCCCAGCTGGCGATTCAGCTGGGCGGAAAAGGGGGCCAGGATGGCATCCATCGCAAACACCCCGCGTACCTTGCCCTCCTTGTCGGTCAGGGCCCGCGCCAGGGCGATCACCAGATTGCCGTTGGTATAGTCGTAATAGGGCTCGGTCCAGACCATCTTGCCCACGTGCTGGCTGGCCAGCTGATACCAGGGGCGAACCCTGGGATCGAAGTTGGCATCCGCCTGCCAGGCGGGGTAGATCAGCATCTGCCGTTCGGCAGTGCCGATGTAGATGTAGACCAGATCGGCCATGACCCCCTTGTAGAGCTGCCACTCCTTCAGATAGGTCTCGGTGTTGTGCAGACGGGGGCCGCTGATGTCAGCCACCTGCACCTGGTCGTAGATGAGGGTGAACTGGCGTTCCATCTCGTGCAGATAGGGTTCGATGAAGACGTGCCGCAGTTGGTGATTGGTGGCGAGCAGGCGCTGCTGCAGCTCGTTTTGCAGGCTGCGCTCCATGTGCAGGTAGTAGATACCCCCCAGCATCAATACCGGGATGAACAGCAGAAGCAGGCCCAGACGCATCCGGGCAACCAGAGACCAGGTTTTTTTGGAGACCGCTCGTTTATCCAAT
Proteins encoded in this window:
- a CDS encoding sensor domain-containing diguanylate cyclase; amino-acid sequence: MDKRAVSKKTWSLVARMRLGLLLLFIPVLMLGGIYYLHMERSLQNELQQRLLATNHQLRHVFIEPYLHEMERQFTLIYDQVQVADISGPRLHNTETYLKEWQLYKGVMADLVYIYIGTAERQMLIYPAWQADANFDPRVRPWYQLASQHVGKMVWTEPYYDYTNGNLVIALARALTDKEGKVRGVFAMDAILAPFSAQLNRQLGDGYQMVVNQSGKVLAHPDTAQLLKPMAHPEWLSRFSQEDGIFLDKASSQFVAYSKLTERNWVLISVQPVASVMAVVERVSLNVQLMVALACVLYVMLALVWSRYFRRMLDEISSMIRASRMQPDDVPQGGMRELRHVYAELAEVSKDYYEARQQANLDKLTGLYNRRFFDERVNRLLFEHQPFCLAMVDLDDFKRVNDTFGHQTGDVVLKRVSKLGMRLLGDHGWVCRYGGEELVVLLVNPDIHFCQMLLEQFRKGVESLDWREPELRITFSGGLVASQAGMDGKTLLEIADAEVYRAKRDGKNRIYLGRPEAKRQEDAPPADDALLSKEEA